tataagcaTATTGGTAAGCACTGCACTACATATTGACTTATGAAATAATTGTGATGAAtggaataatcataatattttgtttaaaactcTTGTATCCGTTTAAACTgcgaattgaaaaattataattataagcatatagatattttaaaaatcaattttttttttattactattaatattattgagatatgtttaatatttaatattcgatGCTTtcaaatatcttaaattattatctataactgatagaaatatatataaattattttgaacagcttgtaatttaaattttaaattatgtataactgtatatGACATATATCGTGATAAGTGTGTATCAATGTATCTATGTAAATATCAATCTTAGTATCCCGACATTGattatatgtacttaatacatagtaatatatatatatatatatacatatatataacatgcaGGTGGCTAACCTAACCATAACTaactagtttattattaaaatattattatgatataaactaaacatagtagttatctatattaaattttaaatacgtatgaTCAGTTTAATAAACCTTATATAGTAATGATGGTAAGCTGATTAAACTGActttttcaaagtatttatatcatacCATTCATGTGCACACAGTTGAAgctataacataatactacAGGAACTATAATAACAGccataatagaaataaaatgtatagaagaAGTTAGGTTTTTGAGATATTATAacctatgttttattttacattttaggaCCATGGATTTTACGTCTAGTTCTTTGGAAACAAACGGCACGTATTTCGCATGTGAATCGAACCAAGTACCCGGCAGACGGACTCCTCTGAGCGCCGTTGGACTAGGAGGATATTATTTTCCGCAACCGTCCTCCGTGGCTTCCGACGAAAACAGCCCAGGACCGGCTTGCCAACAATTCAATAATGGTTCTGACAATAGGTAAACAAAATCTGTGTAAAGACGGTATTTATGAAGTACCTACACGATACATAAATAGCAGGTGGATATAAATTTCTACTGGAAAAAAAATCCACACTCCACAGTGCGTCAATTATAACATATCTGcagataaagttaaataagcgTCGCTTTCTGCacctattatatgcatatactcgtaaaacataatattatacctacgtaaCATATGATAAACTATCTAGACTTGTCTTTATTAtctatgaattatgaataacGATATGACAGTtaagttatagttaaatttaactcATTGATCATTGCaaattcgatttaaaatattttttatgtaatacgaAATACGCAAATTATAATGTCATCGACTAAATTCAAGTTGAAAGTACTGTAGGGAGGAAATTTGtcatattgttaaaatgttaaaatgttataacttaattcacgtatgtaaaaaaaaatatattttcagaaataaaaaattacatggtTTGAGTTATTTGTATTCGTGTAGGAACTTACATAGGgtggtttttagtttttatctgCTATATATCTTGCGAGAACTTCTATTttcttgtgtatatatatatatgagcaaacagttatatatatatatataactctgaatcgaaattaaaataaattggtatatatttactatttaaggccataattgtatgttatttCCAATTAGAATACCTAACAATGGTCAAGGCACTTCGACAATGTCCGGTGCGGGAGGCAAGTCCAAGTCCAAGCAAGGCAAGTCTGTCCGGTTGAATATCAACGCTCGTGAGAGGAGAAGGATGCATGACTTGAACGACGCGTTGGACGAGCTCAGAAGCGTCATACCATATGCTCACTCGCCGTCCGTAcgaaaattgtcaaaaatagCTACGCTTTTATtggctaaaaattatattttaatgcaagCAAATGCTCTAGAAGAATTAAGAAGACTGATCACTTACATACAGGTATACacgatagtaatattattgtaaatcgtacacccgtaatattattataagctacACAAGTACAACGCTCCTTGTCGCATAGCGTTTTGTGTTTAAgtttactttttattcttatttacgGGCTTATTCTATTTTCTAGGCTCAAGGAACAATGACAATGCCCCCAGGTTTTGATCTACAGGCTTCGATGTATCCCATTAAACCTTCATTGGCTTCGCCCAACGCTTCGCCAGATTCTCCACAGTCTTAACATGTTATACCAACgactattttataacaaaaaatataaaaatatatgtataatataatgaaaatatgtaaatgataTGAATGAGTGAATTACAAATACTTCGAAGCAACATCACGTCGCCGAGTTTTATAATgtgattttcataaattattataaatattaaatatatttatatatatatacacatacacacacacatatatataaattacacacacacaataataatattatatattatattatcatagttgttataaatacaaatcaaatttatatttttgacctGTCTGTATGTGAAGTAGGCGGACAtttgaaaaaacataatattttatacatgaatGCACATCTTTGTAACATAATGTACTTACAATAAGCATAATGATTTTGTGTTCAAATATTCAGACTAAGTATTACTAGCCTCTtttcattgtataattataacatagatTACCTTTATATTCCACACTATAAacacgtttataatttaaaaataataattgcttatGTTTTCTCGTATACATACAATGGCAGGTACAACTAAATTCGTGTAAATAATGATTGATGGCttgttaagttaaaaatatattttattttaattagcacctaaatagtttgtactttataatatgtattaatttagctATACGTACTGCCATGCATacgataaactattatttagtttatagatAGGAAAATCTAgtcatttaaaacttaatattataatatattaacgctaaaacttattatttgaaacttcataattatattgatacattttaatacaattattattgactagacttatattgtaatagaaataattttaaaaaaaatgtatttttaatctttatcaTATCCAAttcttacacataatattattttatcaattattgtatacaataaaaatacatttgtctCATGTTTGAGCgattttgtttctttttaagATGACACTACACGTCCATAAATTGTTTCTATAAACCGTTTGCGACGTTTGCGTTATTAAAAAGAACTACTCAGTTTAGCTACAGTAACAGCTGAAAACACAAATTGATGTATAGAAAAACCTTTATTAACCGTCTTAAATGGGATCAAGAGAGTGAcggataaaagaaaaaaattatttttatattatttataattattatacctacctatattagttttaatattatacatattagtgTATAtggtgataaatttaaattatttcgttattttagtttgtttatatGAATTCCGAGCTTTTTTCATAGAtaagttttttagttttctttaAGAGGATACCAGCGTAGTATTTGTTATCTCTCTCTCTAACCATACTATAACCATATTCATTTCTcaaattagagtgaaatggtctattataaaatttaaagttaagaccATTTTCTAGGGCATCTCAtaagcgttttattatatttttattttaaagcgagttatgagttttttaagatgtataaacaatttacaattttaaaatagaaataactcgctttaaaataaaaatctaataaaatgcTTATGAGATGCCCTATATAATGTgcttaactttaaattctataataggtcatttcactctaatttgAGAAATGAATATGGTTATAGCCATTTTTGTGAacgtaaaatttgctatgttctGCGTGGGTTAGAGAGAGATAACAAATACTACGATGGCATCCTCTTAAGTACATGTATACCCACAATACGGgcgtaaaatattgtatttataattaacgatAATATCGTTACGATATCATTATGACAGTGGGTGGCGTACAATATAAGTTTATGGATGAAAGAGTGATGGATAATCGGGTTTTACTGTACAAGGCAAAAGACgatatattgtgttatgtcGTGGCATTTTGTGttgttgtttgataatatgattaatataaaaaaagttaattcagtttaaaaaataaaaaaaacaagttaaataaagtttcaaaagcatatttttgtaaaaattaaaactcagAGAATATTCTTTTCGTTCTCATGTAGAAACTTGGTAATTATAAACTGTAACTTCGGTGTTGTTCTTTTTCACTTTAAgccgttttttataataaatcataataatattattcagcaaccaaaaattgtattagtaaACCATTAATTGTAGGttgctttaaattaatattttaaatatatttgagatttaaaattttttctttcttagaatattattaaaatttcatgaatcaaatatttttaaaaacaggtGGGTTGTCCTCGTCCTTTTAATTGATTCTCTTAGAAGatcttaaaataacaaaagaaagttaagtaaattgttatatacctttgtcaattaaaataaaaaaattaatgtgcaTAATACGTTAtacctaaaatgtattttaatgtatttttaattattaactgtttttataacaaattaaaagataataataatcatataaaagtaAGACTACTGATGAATGAACtcacattttcaaataacctaATTCTATTACTCTATCACTCAgtgtagaaatatattttgtggtaaatttagatttgtataggtatataactatttatgaaaaattaaattattatcataacaacTTTATATTGttggaatttaatattaaaaatacgtcttaatatatttatcatttattagttGTCTATACTATTTAGGTTGATatgttatttacctattatatccTATaggtaatagtttattaaatagtattttacgaCTTATTATAGcgcattgtttataaattttacactaacccatattttacaaaatagttaatacactTATTAATAGCTtaactaaattgtttatatgagcttaatgtttaatatgttcacttgtttgtgtaatttatattaatattatttatttatttttcatacctaagtaaataaaaattaataaattttaaattttaaatatcaactttatttataatttaagactcTTAAATCTACtcgtacttaaaaatgtacaaaatttaactattacctaattatttgTCTGAGCTAAATATTCCGTTAAAATTACAGCGAgatgtaataattatgcaatattcgtaaaaaactaataatttattcataaatataattttattgctaccttgaataaattatttatagagagTTATAAACATCACtggatataggtacatactatacaatttgaagtagatattttttaacaattaataaatgtcaTGTTATCTATACTACTCGTTAATATATAGAAACTTAACGTTATGATTAAACACTTTATGCAATATGCATTTATCATATAGAACGTTCATTAAGTgtctaatatagtattataaaacgatTAAGCAAACTGCAGTCGAATGTCTTGTATGCAGACAAATATATAGACAAACTAAGATAAAGTGATTTGGGTGATTTAAAAGTGTGTGATAAATgtcaatgttaaaatttaaatatagcaaacttattgtaaattaaaattgtgataTCTTATCAGCtgttaagatttaaataatatattttttgtataacaattaacatatATGTCTAACCTAGAACCtcgcaataatttaatattattttccattcaaattatatcacatgtttttattttgtttaaatatatgtcatattatacagtggcgtttccaaattttttttgggggAGAGCGGTagagattattaaaaaaaatgtatatgtgaaacgaaaaaaatctagtattaattacataatacacgCGCTACACTGGactgaatttatatattattttttttttattttctgtgtaAACTGTAAAGTGTAAAAACACTATGTATTCTTTTTTCAaactattagtatttatttttttttttaaattacgatttttttttttactgtcagGGGATGTTATACTTCCCCACTGGATACttgcatacaattttaaagtaagtaaTAGGTATTACTCATTAATTCAGTGCTCGGaagttaatgtatttttttttttttgaactttttagACGATGCTCTCCTGTCCACAAATGCGTTTCATTAGTATGTGAATCTgaacaactaatttttattttgcattttttggtgtttatttctttttaagtcattttttgacatttttgggtcattttcttacatttttaatcatttttactgatttataATGAgtcattatacttattttctaagttttttaattattatgtattttcacATGCATTAAatctagttttaaaatattatcttgtaatgtcataaattaattgttaaatatttttaaaatgaattgtatTTCTATTGAATATGGTACCAATACaacaatacatttgtattaggTAGTCTGTATGACTGCAGTctcgttaataataaatattaaatcctaactaataaaattattttttaataattttcaccaaactactaaaataaataatggtagACTTTtgcaattttcattaaatatattttataaaatatataatttagtttttaatacgtTGAATtctaaaactgttttatttttaattaaaaaaaaaaaaacaccctaggcagtattattttgtttgtaacaaattaatcttaacttttaaaattaaaaacggtttgtctgtatatacataatacatatcaaAACGCGATAttgccatattatattagtagaagttagttgatataatataaatcaataaatgttattgcTCATCTTTAATCTGTACAAAAATTCGTTCAAAAACCTATTTTTTAcactaaattgaattattttatttatatttatatatttatgtatgcatTCCTTTTcagtacttttttatatttatgtaattttattaaatataaaacttattatatcattaaaacattaaataataatacgcttgAAATCTCGAGTAGTCCCTACGTCATACACGTTATCAagtcttataaattttatcaattagatCATTTAGATCCAAACAAAGATgcctatttaaaatgtatacaaaataaattattaaattaattttgtttgttaaaacaatttaaaacagtttagaaaatttttttattttgcattagtCTTTTGTGAAtagattttatagatttagcTGTTTTAAAAGACTATAACTTacgaacttattttattttatgtacattttaaatatgtattttgttttgtttggatccaaaatgaaattttaataaagattaatattgtatgtaacgTCACACTATACGTccgttattataactttatttgacTTGGTGAATATTTTTCCTTTTACACATTTACCTTTTATGATTTCCAATGTTATTCAGAgaggtttcactgtattaaatttaaaactgtcgTGTACtgtaaaatcaaatatgttataattttgattaggtttagatatatttttcactttttaaaaatacttatggaTCACCAATACATCAGATCGGAATTTTGTAACCTAACCTGGaagtgtacctattatttatgatttgcttaaaaacgtataattttattggctGATGTGCGTTTGTACTACGGTGAGCAGACGTTTGAGTGGCAGGTGCAACAACAATTCATCTTCCACTTAATTTCGGACTCCAAACCTGGTTTCTTTTCCATAGTCGGAACAGTGGACGGTGCGTTACCCTGGTACCGACAAGTACGGTCCCGTGCCACCGGAACAGATTCAACACCTGGTGTACGAACTATGGGGGCTATAGCGGCGGTCGGACGTTTGGCCGGCGAACAGACGGAAGTGGGTTTTTCGGCTGCCGGACAGATAGAAGTTGGACGCTCGACCGGTGGACAAACGGAAGTCGGACGTTCAACCGGTGGACAAATGGAGGTGGGTTTTTTGGCCGGTGGATAGTTAGAAGTTGGACGCTCGACCGGTGGACAAACAGAAGTCGGACGATCGACCGGTGGACAGACGGAAGTGGGTTTTTCGGCCGCCGGACAGATAGAAGTTGGACGCTCGACCGGTGGACAAACGGAAGTCGGACGTTCAACCGGTGGACAAATGGAGGTGGATTTTTTGGCCGGTGGATAGTTAGAAGTTGGACGCTCGACTGGGGGACAGTCACAGGTCGGGTGGTCGGCTGGCGGCGATGGACTGACAGTAGTCCGGACTTCCGGATCGGTCTGCTGGTATGAGTCCCGCTTATAGACTCTATCAGTTATTATCGTACCGATGTTGATGATGATCTGTGACATGGCCCGATCTTCCGGAACACCAGCCGGGGGCTGGACCTGCAGATTCTGCTTGATATCTCGGTGATGAAGCTGAGGATGCTGCTTCCCTACGCGGTCGGCGGATGGTGGTTGTTGACAAACACGTTTTACCGGACCTCGTGCCGTGACCGGCTCTCCCGGGCTCTTCCGCTTGTCATCCGAGTCTTTTATCCCTACACGGTTGTCTTGTAGAGCTTTTATCCAGTCCGACACCGGCTGTGACTTTAAGAAATCGCATAGGCTCATTTCAGAGTTTTTAGCACGTTCGTCACGTCCGTCGCGTAATTTCAAAACTGCTGACGAGACCGGCTTTTCATTgcatttctttattattaatctgcAACAACATCGGTCTGACATGCACTCGTCTACGTCGTTTTTGCTCATCGTTAGTGTGCGTATAACAGTGTTTATGGTTTTGGTCGTTAGTGTTATACGGTAAAATTTCGTTAGATTATTTAGTACCTAAGTGGTTTCCTACTCgtgatttttcaatattacacgtacatagaattaaaaattaattgtgtttGTATTTATCTCGTAATAATACAACGTTGCTAAGATAATtccattcaataaaaatatattattaggtgtAATGCGATATTTTAGACTTGGCATAACACATAGGTACCTTAACAAATCatattatgcttttatttTCAGGATTCAACAACATATGTTAGATAATATGGATAGTagtagtatacatatttttttattatttggtcgTATAAACGgtttaatcaaaatcaaatgtgaataaatgtattacttaagGAGATAATACTAGGATATTAAGAATAACCAGGTAATGTCTTTAGACAAGACTCaccataataattgtttatcttAAAGTGTAAAAGCTGTTCaccttacaataattttacatcaacataaaaaatatagtctttatgtttgatttacgtataaatgtgtgatttatttttatgtgtatgaTAAATAGACTACTTACCAGAATTTCAACATgacatttagttatttttttaaaaaaaactgtaaatgATTACTGATTTCCATTGAACATACAATCATAACAATCGACTCAGTGATAGGATgagaattacttttataagactttaactattaaaaatattaaacatattaaaaaaattctagtttCAGTAGCTTCACCGACTGGCAAATTCATAACAtgtaaaaatacctaatatattataaagtaaacaaaataaatatttcatgttacgTCTCGTAtacttattagaaatatttcatttcacaataaatgtttgtacctaattaaatacTCTAACGGTTTGacaaaaacacaaaatgttgtaacataataattaaaatcgacTATTCTAATGATGtactaaatatactaaatatatgtttaaaagtattaagtgACTTTTATcccatatataaaataattagtccaTAAAATTAAAGTGTTAAACGGCAACTTTCCTATCTATACTAATTTACtgactataattaatttaagttataggttcattaaaataattttaaatgcgtataataatataaaaactctaattctgatgaaaaaaaagtatttaaagtgtGCCATTGGAAACTAACTTAACCTAACTAGTGAGTTCCATTATCTATCTGAGCAACCAACATCAAATAATATCAGGTGTGTACTAACATCActgaactaaattattattggtataagTATTTAGTTCAGTGACTaacatgtaattttaatttacttaaaataaataattttaaattaaattagcaaccataaatattgtaaaaaaaaatcattatatcataaattgtagaaaatgaatatcatatttcatgaagtgaaaaaaattgttactcATTTATATCGTGTACCAatgaaatatgatataattaattgatattgatattttattcacaaaaaaataaaatatttcaccaTAAGCATATGGatatatacgattttttttctgaaatatagtatactctttaaattcaaagtaaaatattatactgtgttttttaatataatatagttatttgttttaagtttaaaatttaataattgttagttAAGATAAAATGTGGTTTTAGTTAGGAaatgtagaaataatatattagaataataacaaacaaaatattcgtCATACCTTAATATTCGTACTCCTCCGTATGGTTATGCGACTCacacccactaaaaaaaaaaaaaaaaaaaaaattatgattgtatagtatggttatattatatttatttataggtagttTAGTCAGTCAcgaaccataaaaaaaatttcgcgACCCCTAAATTGGGAAGCACTGCCACAGAGCATAATAGAAGTGACAGCTATCGAGATCGCATTATTcgctgaaaaatattttagtccaCCTTGACATTTTGCTGTATGCTCGGAAAATAGGCCGTGGAGGCTCGGCATGATGTTGTAACCGTAACGTAGTTTTAAATCCTAATTAAAACATGTTCTATTCCGAGTTTTCGTTGCCAACATCATGTCGAGCCTCcggaaaatgaaaacaaatcgaTCAGCTGTTTGACAgccacttatattattatataatatgttctatgGTCACGAGGTTTATAGATTCAGGTTGCCTCATACCGAAATTCCAATAAAAGTTTTGTATTCCGTCGTACAAAATTGATTGCTTACCGTAGCacgtataatgtttaaatgcttatttacACGCTTGTTTACActgtaatgtaatttttttatgttcctggtaaaaaaaaaaaaaattgtttcattgagatttttgttattttatataataaattagtttgttTTAATGGCAACCACGAAATTTAAAGGTGCTTTATGTTGTGCAGTCACCTTATTCAATAACTATCCGGGCAAAGCCAAACATACTGGTAAAACAGATTTTTCTTTTCAAGGGTGtgaaaggtttttttttaactatacagGGGTGTATCATGAAGTTCTGACAAACAcgagtaatataaacatttttaatgttttttacaaaaaataaataattcaaaatcgccaatttataaacatattgaaaaaaaatagttgtaacttttacagtttttaatttgattaattcgtttattacttataaacatttaaatattcgttTGACTTTCCGATTCTgtgcaatttattaaaaccaaaCTAAAAACCAGTAGTCAAaacgaaatttttatttgtagttaATAGGACTAAAGACTCACATGCGTTGTCTCCGTCTTGAAAGTACAGCAAATATAAGCTCAGTAGATCACGTTTAGCACtgtcagtttaaaaattaaagtagatcgacctattataaaacttgacGGTGAAAACATCATGTGTATCCAtgtgttagttttttttataatagtttaattttttagtaagttatgcatataaatatagcgtaaattaaaaatactcataactcatttaaaaacttatttctaACAAATTACTCAAAAAAGAAGAACAAAATTCTAACTTCACAAGctccaaaaatttaaaaaactgacGACTTAATTGTAgtcatttaacattaattattttatattattgtacattaatatattatactcttaaCTATATTTGaacacttaattttatttaagtacagtctgcaaaaaatataaatagtacttatagtaatatatagtactatatttTGGTACATAGTATAAGAAGGCGTAAGTTGTAATCTTCACAATTTAAGGTAATCATGACATTTTGTTAaacatataacaaattatttaacctataacaatatttctattttttaatataattaataaaattcttacATCAACTAGAACTTATGGTTATGAAGGTTAAATACACCTCACAGAAAATATGCACATCTTTCATTCATCATGAATAAGGAGTATAACGATtagattaatacaaaaatggtGCAGTTGAATTTCAGGGcggattataatatactgtattataagtaGCTTAAAGCTACTTATAATTTGACGAAGATTTCGgggttataacaataaatgcaTAACTTTTATTCGTTCAAATAAGTGTTCCACCTTTgccatataagtataaaacgcAGACATAGAAacatatcgtaataatatagtgtgaaAAATACGTCAATAACATCGTCACGAAAACAATTAGCAACACGAATGATTCGTAAGCCAAGCCGGAACTAATAGGCCGCAGAGAATGGCCAAACGACACATATGAGCCGATGGACTGAGTAAGGCACGCGGGAGCGATATAGTCGTGGATATTTAACTAACCTCGATTAGTATTTGGATGAAAATAGTCCATTCGGCTTATCAGACAATCAACAACaacagtattaattaaatatttttatcatcagcTATACTGTAGACTTTAGAAGTACCTTGATgtaaaacttgaaatttttattttagggtAACATAAAAAGTACAgggatataaatttaatattatacgtggacttggatataaaaataaactactataTGTACTAATATGATGTAAAATCTATTAAGAGTAAtgcattttcaatattgtattttattaatattgtcttattatttagcaataattaataataatttcaagttaTTTCGTATAGATTCTAAAACAATAGGACCTTATAATTATTCAGGGGGTAtcccaattaaaatattatggtaagtgaaatttaattatttttaaatctatctataaataaaaatcactgtTTACGAGTaatgttgacatttttataaaaaaatattttgctttaggtttttgtttatgaaattaaaattaaaagatacaatttataaaccatGAGAgttattttaccaaaaaattaggttaaataaattatctttgtaaattaaataaacatcaaGAGGTTAAGTTTGGGTAGATTTGGCCagaaaaaaactaatgttAATACGAATGAATTTAGATCTTGTTGTAttgttaacaacaataatatttattctattattttctaatattatgtattaactttatttatagaaaaatgtctCCATTACAAGTATGGGTTGTATTATCAACAATGGTTATATTCAATCAGGCAAGAGTAATACACTACAATGACCCAATGAAAGATAACGGATTTATTTCattgataacaaataacagaTATTTGGAAGATTCTACTAGAATTATACAATCACTTGGAAGTACAGATACTCCATTAACTATACCAAGACAAATTGCTACAGTGATCACAGCTAGTCcgaacattataaataaaaatccatcAATAACACCAGTTTCAAAACATACTCCAATAACCAAACTCATTTCTGtttcaacaacaacaaattcAAAGAATATTCCTAAAAATACATCCACGTCTTTTAAATCAGAAGATTCAGATGATAGTATCCACTCAGACAACGAATCTTCTATGCCCGTTATGAAAAGTTCTATTTGGACCTTTTTAGCAAAACAGGTGATGAATATATTTGGAACTGCAGTTGTCGATCAAGCTGGCCGTGAAACTGTCCATAAAACAgtgaactaataaaaaatatattttgactaaagtatt
This genomic stretch from Rhopalosiphum maidis isolate BTI-1 chromosome 3, ASM367621v3, whole genome shotgun sequence harbors:
- the LOC113559750 gene encoding repetitive proline-rich cell wall protein-like, producing MSKNDVDECMSDRCCCRLIIKKCNEKPVSSAVLKLRDGRDERAKNSEMSLCDFLKSQPVSDWIKALQDNRVGIKDSDDKRKSPGEPVTARGPVKRVCQQPPSADRVGKQHPQLHHRDIKQNLQVQPPAGVPEDRAMSQIIINIGTIITDRVYKRDSYQQTDPEVRTTVSPSPPADHPTCDCPPVERPTSNYPPAKKSTSICPPVERPTSVCPPVERPTSICPAAEKPTSVCPPVDRPTSVCPPVERPTSNYPPAKKPTSICPPVERPTSVCPPVERPTSICPAAEKPTSVCSPAKRPTAAIAPIVRTPGVESVPVARDRTCRYQGNAPSTVPTMEKKPGLESEIKWKMNCCCTCHSNVCSP
- the LOC113559808 gene encoding class E basic helix-loop-helix protein 22, with the translated sequence MDFTSSSLETNGTYFACESNQVPGRRTPLSAVGLGGYYFPQPSSVASDENSPGPACQQFNNGSDNRIPNNGQGTSTMSGAGGKSKSKQGKSVRLNINARERRRMHDLNDALDELRSVIPYAHSPSVRKLSKIATLLLAKNYILMQANALEELRRLITYIQAQGTMTMPPGFDLQASMYPIKPSLASPNASPDSPQS